One genomic window of Tenacibaculum tangerinum includes the following:
- a CDS encoding NAD-dependent epimerase/dehydratase family protein yields MKHNLIITGISGFVGQNLENYLNKQYVLDGVSRSKIDNNLSYKDLSKELLSSYNTFIHLAGKAHDLKNTSEEKEYFEVNTELTKTLFDNFLNSDCEVFIYMSSVKATADEVEGILDENHKSNPVTAYGKSKLAAEQYILSKEIPENKRVYILRPCMIHGPNNKGNLNLLYNFVSKGIPYPLGKYENKRSFLAVENLCFVIKELVENKDIQSGVYNVADDESLSTNELVKTIGVGVNKNVRIFNTPKVFINMLAKLGDILSFPINSERVQKLTEDYVVSNKKIKSALGINEFPLSTREGIIKTIKSFTE; encoded by the coding sequence ATGAAACATAATTTAATAATTACTGGAATTTCTGGCTTTGTAGGACAAAACTTAGAAAACTATTTAAATAAGCAATATGTTTTGGATGGTGTTTCCAGAAGTAAAATTGACAATAATTTAAGTTATAAAGACTTATCAAAAGAACTATTATCATCATATAATACTTTTATTCACCTCGCAGGGAAAGCACATGATTTAAAAAACACATCAGAAGAAAAAGAATATTTTGAGGTAAACACTGAGTTGACTAAAACTTTATTTGATAATTTTTTAAACAGTGACTGTGAAGTTTTCATTTATATGAGTTCTGTAAAAGCTACTGCTGATGAAGTTGAAGGTATACTTGATGAAAATCATAAGTCAAATCCGGTTACAGCCTATGGAAAATCAAAGTTAGCTGCTGAACAGTATATTTTGTCAAAAGAAATTCCGGAAAACAAAAGAGTTTATATTTTACGTCCTTGTATGATTCATGGACCTAATAATAAAGGAAACCTGAATTTGTTATATAATTTTGTATCCAAAGGAATTCCTTATCCTTTAGGGAAATATGAAAATAAACGATCATTTTTAGCAGTTGAAAATCTTTGTTTTGTAATCAAAGAATTAGTAGAAAATAAAGATATTCAGTCGGGTGTGTATAATGTAGCAGATGATGAATCCTTATCAACAAATGAATTGGTGAAAACAATAGGTGTAGGAGTTAATAAAAATGTGAGGATATTTAACACTCCTAAAGTATTCATTAATATGTTAGCAAAACTTGGAGACATATTATCATTTCCAATTAATTCAGAAAGAGTTCAAAAATTGACAGAGGACTATGTGGTTTCAAACAAAAAAATAAAAAGTGCCTTAGGAATTAATGAGTTCCCATTGAGTACAAGAGAAGGAATAATAAAAACAATTAAAAGCTTTACGGAATAA
- a CDS encoding muramidase family protein, translated as MKKLQFLFLAFILTFTISCGQQKRYISYKVQEGETMRDIANRLDIKTKDLLRLNPDVGRNPGANTVIVIPNPKIKKSTSSSSDTASSSKEKETVDDNTNNEDLTSEANDTIFKQTVVEYETHTVQKGETVYRITRQYGITKDDLIKYNPEYTNIQSNNLSIGQVLKVKAIEKTITIDKAAVLKNFLTHTVVKDETVFGLTRFYNITKEDLLRLNPEYPDLVDNNLSIGQLLKIKPIEEVNEEENYTFYKDEIMEDTSINLSILLPFKADEYSEKTSNDIFDGNQLANMVTDFYMGAEIAIDSIIKQGIQINVAVFDTGNRGENITDILNDNKLENTDVIVGPFYSDKAEEVARDINVPVVFPHYSSKQNKFSSSKLIKTSPEKESYTNYLASYLKASYKDQEIFIVSDDEKATNTRVSKIISELKKHDSIHDIHVLKPKNGYIKRVRFTEKMPTERHNWVIIASDDNVVVADALNSMISLPDKINVQVFAIDKGEAYDKIDNNKLAQINFTYVSNTYTDEDAIETKAFNKKYFQKNNTIPTDYAIKGFDITYDILMRLASGNDLKETFEKGVSLRVENKFDYKKKVLGSSYNRGLFVIKYNRDLSLSRLR; from the coding sequence ATGAAGAAATTACAGTTTTTATTTTTAGCTTTTATCTTAACCTTCACCATTTCTTGTGGGCAGCAAAAACGCTACATCTCTTATAAAGTTCAAGAAGGAGAAACTATGAGAGATATTGCGAATCGCTTGGATATAAAGACAAAGGATTTATTACGTTTAAATCCCGATGTTGGAAGAAACCCAGGTGCCAATACGGTAATTGTAATTCCGAATCCTAAAATTAAAAAAAGTACTTCTTCATCTAGTGATACTGCTTCTTCATCAAAAGAAAAGGAAACAGTAGATGATAATACCAATAATGAAGACCTTACTTCTGAAGCTAACGATACTATTTTCAAGCAGACCGTGGTTGAATATGAAACTCACACGGTGCAAAAAGGAGAAACCGTATATCGAATTACGAGACAATACGGTATTACTAAGGACGACTTAATTAAATACAATCCTGAATACACCAATATTCAAAGCAACAATTTAAGCATCGGTCAGGTATTGAAAGTAAAAGCTATCGAAAAAACAATTACGATAGATAAAGCAGCGGTTTTAAAGAATTTTTTAACTCATACTGTAGTTAAGGATGAAACTGTTTTTGGCTTAACTCGTTTCTATAATATCACTAAAGAAGATTTACTACGATTGAATCCTGAATATCCTGATTTAGTTGACAACAATCTTTCAATTGGGCAATTACTTAAAATTAAACCTATTGAAGAAGTAAACGAAGAGGAAAATTACACCTTTTACAAGGATGAAATAATGGAAGACACCTCTATTAACCTTTCCATTTTACTTCCTTTCAAAGCTGATGAATATTCAGAAAAAACAAGTAACGATATTTTTGATGGAAATCAACTAGCAAATATGGTAACCGATTTTTATATGGGTGCTGAAATAGCTATTGATTCTATTATAAAACAAGGAATACAGATTAATGTAGCTGTTTTTGACACAGGTAATAGAGGAGAAAATATTACTGACATACTGAATGACAACAAGTTAGAGAATACCGATGTGATTGTTGGTCCTTTTTATTCTGATAAAGCAGAAGAGGTGGCTCGTGATATAAATGTACCCGTTGTTTTTCCTCACTACTCTAGCAAACAAAATAAATTTTCTTCTTCTAAGTTGATAAAAACCTCACCAGAAAAAGAAAGCTATACAAATTACCTAGCTTCCTACTTAAAAGCTAGTTATAAAGATCAAGAGATTTTCATTGTAAGTGATGATGAAAAAGCAACAAATACAAGAGTTTCTAAAATCATTTCCGAATTAAAAAAACATGATAGTATTCATGATATTCATGTTTTAAAACCAAAAAATGGCTATATAAAAAGAGTACGATTTACTGAAAAAATGCCTACGGAAAGACATAATTGGGTCATTATTGCTTCTGATGATAATGTCGTTGTGGCAGATGCTTTGAACAGTATGATTAGCCTACCTGACAAGATCAATGTGCAAGTTTTTGCTATTGACAAGGGTGAAGCTTATGACAAAATTGATAATAATAAGTTAGCTCAAATTAACTTTACGTATGTTTCTAACACGTATACAGATGAAGATGCTATAGAAACAAAAGCTTTTAACAAGAAATACTTCCAGAAGAATAATACAATTCCCACCGATTATGCTATCAAAGGATTTGACATTACGTATGATATTCTCATGCGTTTGGCTTCTGGAAATGACCTGAAAGAAACCTTCGAAAAGGGAGTTTCTTTACGTGTTGAAAATAAGTTTGATTATAAAAAGAAAGTCCTTGGAAGCAGCTACAATAGGGGTTTGTTTGTTATTAAATATAATAGAGATCTTAGTTTAAGCAGATTAAGATAA
- a CDS encoding glycosyltransferase family 4 protein, which translates to MKALFIHDHYFVHDKVNDKYYDGSGGSFTKYMWDRYLSVFDELLVIGREKENLPNKLVISSSNNVGFVLIDDIKSSKDKILKYKIIKKKIKTEIEKVDFVISRLPSTLGFFAIDICKEINKPYLIEVVGCPFDAYWNYGGMLTKVIAPIQYFKLRNYVKKSENIIYVTQKFLQSRYPNKKQTIGISNVNLKEVQNVGSVLSFYNKSFETFNIGLIGSFHVKYKGHVEAIKALKYLVNKGQKNIRLNLVGTGDSGWLLDIIQELNLNQFVNIIGLLEAGEKGILPFLDKQHLYIHPSKQEGLPRVVIEAMSRGRLVLGASVAGVPELLSEKFLHKPGDWKKLANQIEYIYSSKYMWEKMIKENIEIALKYKEGILQEKRVSFFKKIMNERN; encoded by the coding sequence ATGAAAGCATTATTTATACATGATCATTATTTTGTACATGATAAAGTTAATGATAAATATTATGATGGATCTGGAGGTAGTTTTACCAAATATATGTGGGATAGGTATTTGTCAGTTTTTGATGAGTTATTAGTTATAGGAAGAGAAAAGGAAAATTTACCAAATAAATTAGTGATTTCTTCTTCTAATAATGTGGGTTTTGTACTTATTGATGATATTAAATCTTCTAAAGATAAAATTCTAAAGTATAAGATAATAAAGAAAAAAATAAAAACAGAAATAGAAAAGGTAGATTTTGTAATATCTAGGTTGCCTAGTACTTTAGGTTTTTTTGCTATTGATATATGTAAAGAAATAAATAAGCCATACCTGATTGAAGTCGTAGGCTGTCCTTTTGATGCCTATTGGAATTATGGTGGGATGCTGACTAAAGTTATAGCACCAATACAGTATTTTAAGTTAAGAAATTATGTCAAAAAGTCTGAAAACATAATTTACGTTACACAGAAGTTCTTACAATCAAGATATCCAAATAAAAAGCAAACAATAGGAATATCAAATGTAAATTTGAAAGAAGTACAAAATGTAGGTTCTGTATTAAGCTTTTATAATAAAAGTTTTGAAACTTTTAATATAGGATTAATAGGGTCTTTTCATGTTAAATATAAAGGACATGTTGAAGCTATAAAGGCTTTAAAATATCTTGTAAATAAAGGACAAAAGAATATAAGGTTAAATTTAGTTGGAACAGGAGACTCTGGGTGGTTGCTGGATATAATTCAAGAATTAAATTTAAATCAATTTGTGAATATAATAGGTTTACTTGAAGCAGGAGAAAAAGGAATTTTACCTTTTTTGGATAAACAACACCTGTATATTCATCCATCTAAACAAGAAGGATTACCTAGAGTTGTAATTGAAGCAATGAGTAGAGGGCGTTTAGTATTAGGAGCATCTGTGGCTGGAGTTCCAGAACTTTTAAGTGAAAAATTTTTACACAAACCAGGAGATTGGAAAAAGTTAGCAAATCAGATAGAATATATTTATTCATCCAAGTATATGTGGGAGAAAATGATAAAAGAGAATATTGAAATAGCATTAAAGTATAAAGAAGGAATTCTTCAAGAAAAGAGAGTAAGTTTTTTTAAAAAAATAATGAATGAAAGAAATTAA
- a CDS encoding acyltransferase produces MKEIKNQLRYVLPLWLVSLITSWLPDNRIVIRIRGFLMGFFLKKCGKNFTVGRDVTLLNTFNLTVGDNVYLAKGCWLNAMGGLEIEDEVVFGPYVVISTLQHTFKNKSVKQGGSIAKKVHIKKGSWLAANSSVKCGVTIGKGNLIAANSFIVDDTEDNKVLGGVPAKVIKENVDTNDTNVFYSRNKLNK; encoded by the coding sequence ATGAAAGAAATTAAAAATCAGTTAAGATATGTTTTACCATTGTGGCTTGTTTCTTTAATAACTAGCTGGCTGCCAGATAACAGGATTGTGATTAGAATTAGAGGTTTTTTGATGGGTTTTTTCTTAAAAAAGTGTGGGAAAAATTTTACTGTAGGTAGAGATGTTACGTTGTTAAATACATTTAATTTGACAGTTGGGGATAATGTGTATCTAGCTAAAGGGTGTTGGTTAAATGCGATGGGTGGTTTAGAAATAGAAGATGAAGTTGTTTTTGGTCCTTATGTAGTTATTAGTACTTTACAGCATACTTTTAAAAATAAAAGTGTAAAGCAAGGAGGTAGTATTGCGAAAAAAGTACATATAAAGAAAGGAAGTTGGTTGGCAGCAAATAGTTCTGTAAAGTGCGGTGTTACTATAGGGAAAGGAAACTTAATAGCAGCTAATTCCTTTATTGTAGATGATACTGAAGATAATAAAGTATTAGGAGGTGTGCCAGCCAAAGTAATAAAAGAAAATGTAGATACAAATGATACAAACGTGTTTTATTCAAGAAATAAACTAAATAAATAA
- the rfbA gene encoding glucose-1-phosphate thymidylyltransferase RfbA codes for MKGIILAGGSGTRLYPITKGVSKQLLPVYDKPMIYYPLSVLMLAGIREILIISTPEDLPSFQKLLGDGSDLGIQLSYAEQPSPDGLAQAFIIGEEFIGSDDVCLILGDNIFYGHGLPELLQAAINNVKKENKATIFGYTVKDPQRYGVVDFDDDGRAISIIEKPTNPTSNYAVVGLYFYPNNVIEVAKDVQPSQRGELEITSVNRYYLENDQLKVALMGRGYAWLDTGTHDSLLEASQFIETIEKRQGLKVACIEEIALYMGYINKEQIRKLAAPLQKSSYGQYLVNIGKE; via the coding sequence ATGAAAGGCATCATACTAGCAGGCGGATCAGGAACACGGTTATATCCTATCACTAAAGGAGTCTCTAAACAGCTGCTTCCTGTGTACGATAAACCGATGATTTACTATCCTTTATCGGTATTGATGTTGGCTGGTATTCGAGAAATTTTGATTATTTCTACTCCAGAAGATTTGCCAAGTTTTCAAAAGTTATTAGGAGATGGAAGTGACTTAGGGATTCAACTGAGTTATGCCGAACAACCTTCACCAGATGGATTGGCGCAAGCATTCATTATTGGTGAAGAGTTTATAGGAAGTGATGATGTATGTTTAATCTTAGGAGACAATATCTTCTACGGACATGGATTACCTGAACTATTGCAAGCTGCGATAAACAATGTTAAGAAAGAAAATAAAGCCACTATTTTTGGCTATACTGTCAAAGACCCACAACGCTACGGTGTGGTGGATTTTGATGATGATGGAAGGGCGATTTCTATCATCGAAAAACCAACGAATCCAACGTCTAATTATGCCGTAGTTGGCTTGTATTTTTATCCGAATAATGTGATAGAAGTAGCTAAAGATGTACAACCTTCTCAAAGAGGAGAATTAGAAATTACGTCCGTGAATCGATATTATTTAGAAAACGACCAGTTAAAAGTTGCATTGATGGGTCGTGGCTATGCATGGTTAGATACAGGAACGCATGATTCTTTATTAGAAGCAAGTCAGTTTATTGAAACTATAGAAAAACGTCAAGGGTTAAAAGTAGCTTGTATAGAAGAGATAGCTTTGTATATGGGGTATATCAATAAAGAACAAATTAGAAAATTGGCAGCACCCTTGCAAAAAAGTAGCTACGGACAATACTTAGTTAACATAGGAAAAGAGTAA
- a CDS encoding glycosyltransferase family 4 protein yields MKVLIAVSDSFCGNFIRGQARYLKEKGNEVVLVSPKGAEVEKIVKSEGCKHIEVSFSREISIINDIKSFFKVIKILLKEKPSIVNAGNPKTGLLFTLAGVFFPSRRIVFTLRGVRSDTLKGVKKEIVRFTEFISCYLADKVIVISPSLFEHAVKIKILKIDKGILIGKGSSNGIDTSKFMLSERNVIKGKKLRDNLSLNQDDILIGFVGRIVRDKGVEELYEAFKIASEKEENLKLILAGPIEENDTISYKVLIEMKQNKNVYFLGKKEDVTEVFAAIDVLVLYSYREGFGNVVLEASSMKRPVIVSDIPGARDTVSDKKSGFLIPLNNIALLSESILIYARNPELRNMHGDYGEKRARKFFKSEVIWEGQLDLYKTLVYET; encoded by the coding sequence TTGAAAGTTTTAATAGCAGTATCGGATTCTTTTTGTGGTAATTTTATCAGGGGGCAGGCAAGGTATTTAAAAGAAAAAGGCAATGAAGTAGTATTAGTTTCACCAAAAGGAGCTGAAGTAGAAAAGATAGTGAAAAGTGAAGGATGCAAGCATATTGAAGTATCTTTTTCAAGAGAAATATCAATAATTAATGATATAAAGTCTTTCTTTAAGGTAATTAAAATACTTTTAAAGGAAAAACCTTCAATAGTAAATGCAGGTAACCCAAAGACAGGATTACTTTTTACTCTAGCGGGTGTGTTTTTTCCCAGTAGACGAATTGTTTTTACTTTGCGAGGTGTAAGATCAGATACATTAAAGGGGGTAAAAAAAGAAATTGTCAGGTTTACTGAGTTTATTTCATGTTATTTAGCAGACAAAGTAATTGTAATTAGCCCTTCGCTTTTCGAGCATGCTGTAAAAATTAAAATTTTAAAAATAGATAAAGGGATTTTAATAGGTAAAGGAAGTAGCAATGGAATAGATACATCAAAATTTATGTTGTCTGAGCGTAATGTTATAAAAGGGAAGAAGTTAAGAGATAATCTGTCTTTAAATCAAGATGATATACTAATAGGTTTTGTAGGAAGAATTGTTAGAGATAAAGGAGTTGAAGAGCTATATGAAGCATTTAAAATAGCATCTGAGAAAGAAGAAAACCTTAAGTTAATATTAGCTGGGCCAATTGAAGAAAATGACACTATAAGCTATAAGGTTTTAATTGAAATGAAACAAAATAAGAATGTTTATTTTTTGGGGAAGAAAGAAGATGTCACAGAAGTTTTTGCAGCAATAGATGTTCTAGTTTTATATTCTTATAGAGAGGGTTTTGGGAATGTAGTACTTGAAGCATCGTCTATGAAAAGACCAGTTATAGTTTCTGATATACCAGGAGCAAGAGATACTGTTTCAGATAAAAAAAGTGGTTTTTTGATCCCTTTAAACAACATAGCATTGCTGTCTGAAAGCATCTTGATTTATGCTAGGAATCCTGAGTTGAGAAATATGCATGGAGATTATGGAGAGAAAAGAGCAAGAAAATTTTTTAAATCTGAAGTAATCTGGGAGGGCCAACTTGATTTATATAAAACGTTGGTATATGAAACATAA
- a CDS encoding O-antigen polymerase, with the protein MEQLKHRFLIFIFLILSLTFLLLGFYILSISMLFITSIIISKIYINYSSFILHWVNPFMLLHNFSYYIYLLIIVDNQSLNQGFIRPMLIMGYISFTTFNLLTIYFFERNKKRMSKLKKIKIDPYVFKIIWILSLLSVLIYLSVIYTTNSLNTKRMIKNFIADNPVLRYLYAITGLLVTLSIYNVYKNGYNRKLMLLYGFLFCFIFLFLGERDLLFTYIIGVIFFYGYKKKCFPIFIYYSFFIFVALLAPLTQQLKSVLVSEDKLNIESDFKSMGFNEFMTVGKNIHRVYGVNKLKTIEDKKLIIDDFGNFLGITRNSGNWYNRVFLERPQGSTGLGYSLQLSGYMDFEYFGVFIVYFIVSIFTSKYYNYLNSSVLGLSFLVTLVSLLIYVQRQDLAYFLNFSIKFIVVPFIILTKTKLVKK; encoded by the coding sequence ATGGAACAATTAAAACATAGATTCTTAATTTTTATATTTTTAATTTTAAGTTTAACTTTCTTGTTGTTAGGGTTTTATATTTTGTCTATTTCTATGCTTTTTATTACTTCGATAATAATTAGTAAAATATATATAAATTATTCATCTTTTATATTGCACTGGGTTAATCCTTTCATGTTATTACATAACTTTAGTTATTATATATATTTACTGATAATAGTAGATAATCAAAGTTTAAACCAAGGATTTATTAGACCAATGCTAATAATGGGGTATATCTCATTTACAACATTTAATTTATTAACTATTTATTTTTTTGAAAGAAATAAAAAAAGAATGAGTAAGTTAAAAAAAATTAAAATAGATCCATATGTGTTCAAGATTATTTGGATTTTATCTCTTTTATCTGTTTTAATTTACTTAAGTGTTATTTATACAACAAATAGCTTAAATACTAAGAGAATGATTAAAAATTTTATTGCTGATAATCCAGTTTTAAGATATTTATATGCTATTACAGGTTTGCTAGTTACACTTTCAATTTATAATGTATATAAGAATGGGTATAATAGAAAATTAATGTTGCTCTATGGTTTTTTATTTTGTTTTATATTTTTGTTTTTAGGGGAACGAGATTTATTATTTACTTATATCATAGGGGTGATTTTTTTTTATGGTTATAAAAAAAAATGTTTTCCAATATTTATCTATTATTCCTTTTTTATATTTGTAGCTTTATTGGCTCCTTTAACACAGCAGCTCAAGTCAGTATTAGTGTCTGAAGATAAATTAAATATTGAAAGTGATTTTAAAAGTATGGGGTTTAATGAATTTATGACTGTGGGCAAGAATATTCATAGAGTATACGGTGTAAATAAACTTAAAACAATTGAGGATAAAAAATTGATTATAGATGATTTTGGTAATTTTTTAGGGATAACAAGAAATTCAGGTAATTGGTATAATAGAGTTTTCCTTGAACGGCCTCAAGGTTCTACAGGTTTAGGGTATTCCTTACAACTGTCTGGATATATGGATTTTGAATATTTTGGGGTTTTTATTGTTTATTTTATTGTGTCAATTTTTACATCAAAGTATTATAATTATCTCAATTCATCAGTTTTAGGGCTATCTTTTTTGGTAACCCTTGTTTCACTGTTAATTTATGTCCAAAGACAAGATTTGGCATACTTTTTAAACTTTTCAATAAAGTTTATTGTCGTCCCCTTCATAATTTTAACAAAAACTAAATTGGTTAAAAAATAA
- a CDS encoding sugar transferase encodes MIRFFDFVFSLFGILLLWPIGLAIYVLGLFDTGSPLFKQERVGKNQKSFTLLKFRTMSVSTQSVATHLANSSSVTKLGTFLRSSKLDELPQLINVLKGDMSLVGPRPNLFNQEELIKERSKRGVYNFLPGITGLAQINEVDMSTPKKLAEIDAEMLESLTVKKYFHYILATVGGKGSGDRIKE; translated from the coding sequence ATGATACGATTTTTTGATTTTGTATTTTCACTTTTTGGAATTTTACTTTTATGGCCAATAGGGTTAGCCATATATGTATTAGGGTTGTTTGATACTGGTTCACCGCTTTTTAAACAAGAAAGAGTAGGTAAAAATCAAAAGTCATTTACGCTATTAAAGTTCAGGACTATGAGTGTTAGTACTCAATCAGTAGCAACGCATCTAGCTAATAGTAGTTCAGTAACAAAATTAGGAACTTTTTTAAGAAGTTCAAAATTAGATGAATTACCACAACTTATTAATGTATTAAAAGGAGATATGAGCTTGGTAGGACCGAGACCTAATCTTTTTAATCAAGAAGAGTTAATTAAAGAGAGGAGTAAAAGAGGAGTATATAACTTTTTACCAGGTATCACTGGTTTAGCTCAAATAAATGAAGTAGATATGTCTACTCCTAAAAAGCTTGCAGAGATTGACGCTGAAATGTTAGAATCGTTAACGGTAAAAAAATATTTTCATTATATTTTAGCAACAGTTGGAGGTAAAGGTTCTGGAGATAGAATAAAAGAATAA
- the rfbC gene encoding dTDP-4-dehydrorhamnose 3,5-epimerase translates to MNFTKTDIPEVVVIEPKVFGDQRGYFFESFNQKEFEENIGQVNFVQDNESKSTFGALRGLHFQKPPYAQAKLVRCVQGKVLDVVIDVRKNSPTYGKHIAVELSEENKKQVFIPRGFAHGFVTLSKEAIFAYKVDNWYALEYDSGIVWNDTTLNIDWKINPKKVILSSKDQQLSTFKALQTPFIY, encoded by the coding sequence ATGAATTTTACAAAAACGGATATTCCTGAAGTTGTTGTTATTGAACCCAAAGTTTTTGGAGATCAAAGAGGGTATTTTTTTGAATCGTTCAACCAGAAAGAATTTGAAGAAAATATAGGGCAAGTAAACTTTGTGCAAGACAATGAATCGAAATCGACTTTTGGTGCTTTACGAGGCTTGCATTTCCAAAAACCACCGTATGCTCAAGCAAAGCTAGTGCGTTGTGTACAAGGAAAAGTCTTAGATGTAGTAATAGATGTTAGAAAAAACTCGCCTACTTATGGAAAGCATATTGCTGTAGAATTATCCGAAGAAAATAAAAAGCAAGTGTTTATTCCGAGAGGTTTTGCTCATGGATTTGTAACTTTATCTAAAGAAGCTATTTTTGCATATAAAGTAGATAATTGGTATGCCCTTGAATACGACTCAGGAATTGTTTGGAACGACACAACGTTAAATATCGACTGGAAAATCAATCCAAAGAAAGTGATACTTTCTTCAAAAGACCAACAGCTTTCTACTTTTAAAGCATTACAAACTCCATTCATTTATTAG
- the rfbB gene encoding dTDP-glucose 4,6-dehydratase, translated as MKYILITGGAGFIGSHVVRLFVNTYPEYHIVNLDALTYAGNLENLKDIEGRPNYTFVKGDVCDEDLVKKLFTKYIFDGVIHLAAESHVDRSITNPLSFVRTNVYGTLNLLEAAKNSWNGNFEGKRFYHISTDEVYGSLGDDGFFTEQTPYNPKSPYSASKASSDHFVRAYHNTYGLPIVISNCSNNYGSHQFPEKLIPLFINNICKNKPLPVYGKGENVRDWLYVEDHARAIDRIFHQGKLGETYNIGGFNEWKNIDLIHLLIKTVDKQLGREEGTSEKLITYIKDRAGHDYRYAIDASKLKMQLGWEPSLQFEEGIKKTVQWYLTNEDWVHNVTSGDYQKYYQQLYES; from the coding sequence ATGAAATACATTTTAATAACAGGAGGAGCAGGTTTTATAGGTTCACATGTAGTTCGCTTATTTGTGAATACCTACCCTGAATATCATATTGTTAACTTAGATGCGTTGACTTATGCAGGCAATCTAGAAAATTTAAAAGATATTGAGGGGCGTCCGAATTACACCTTTGTTAAGGGTGATGTTTGTGATGAAGATTTGGTAAAAAAACTGTTTACTAAGTATATATTTGATGGTGTCATTCACTTAGCTGCAGAGTCGCATGTAGACCGTTCTATTACCAATCCATTATCATTTGTAAGAACGAATGTTTACGGAACATTGAATTTGTTAGAAGCGGCGAAAAATAGTTGGAATGGTAATTTTGAAGGAAAACGTTTTTATCATATTTCTACCGATGAGGTCTATGGAAGCTTGGGAGACGATGGCTTTTTTACAGAACAGACTCCTTACAATCCAAAATCGCCTTATTCAGCATCCAAAGCATCGTCAGACCATTTTGTAAGAGCTTATCACAATACCTATGGATTGCCGATTGTAATTTCTAACTGCTCCAATAATTATGGTTCGCATCAATTTCCTGAGAAGCTAATTCCATTATTTATCAATAATATTTGTAAAAACAAGCCTTTACCAGTCTACGGAAAAGGAGAAAATGTTCGAGATTGGTTATATGTAGAAGACCACGCTCGAGCAATCGATCGTATTTTTCATCAAGGAAAATTAGGAGAAACCTATAACATTGGCGGATTTAATGAGTGGAAAAATATCGACTTGATACATCTTCTTATAAAAACAGTAGATAAGCAGTTAGGTAGAGAAGAAGGAACTTCTGAAAAACTAATTACGTATATTAAAGATAGAGCAGGGCATGATTATCGTTATGCAATAGACGCATCAAAACTTAAAATGCAGTTAGGTTGGGAGCCTTCTTTACAGTTTGAAGAAGGAATTAAAAAAACGGTACAGTGGTATTTGACAAATGAAGATTGGGTACATAATGTAACGAGCGGAGACTACCAAAAGTACTATCAGCAGCTATACGAATCATAA